DNA sequence from the Bradyrhizobium sp. CIAT3101 genome:
TTTTTCCTGCGCACATGTTCGGAGAGAGGGAGTGCGTCGGCGGGAACACCCCGACACAAACAAAAAAGGACCAACTTGCGTTGGCCCTCCTTGTCGCGCGTACAGACCCGATCCTGTCCGACCCCGGGGGGCTGGGGGCTGAGGAATCCGGAACCGAAAGGACCGGGTCAACGCACACAAGTCTTTTCGCAATGCAGGGCGGCGGGCGATGGGCGGAAAAGCGGCGATCCTGTGATTCCTGCTAACGATCCCGTGACGGTTTGCCGCTGAGAAGTTCCACCGTTGCGTGTGTCATGATTCGCAACCCGGGCGAGCTGAGCAGCCGTCCCTCAAGAGGTCTTTCAAGAGGCCCTTGCGGTGGGGAACGGTTGGCGCAATCATGCAATTGTCATGATCCGCGGCTCCGGGGACGGTCTTCGCGGAGGCGGGTCGTGCTGATGCGACAGGAGGCGCTGCATGAGTTTGACGCCGGAGGATGCCGATCCGAGCGAGCAGCGCGCAGTGGCGCGCCCCGCCGCTGCGAACGCCCAGCCGAACCGGGTGACGTTCAACCGGCTCGAGCTGAACCGAATTCTCAATCTCTATGGCCGCATGGTGGCCGACGGCGAGTGGCGCGACTATGCCATCGACTTCCTGAAGGACCGTGCGGTGTTCTCGGTCTATCGCCGCGCCTCCGAAGTGCCGATCTATCGCATCGAGAAGGATCCGCGGCTGGCCCGCAAGCAGGGCATGTACAGCGTGATCACGGCGACCGGCCTGATCCTGCGCCGCGGCCACGAGCTCGACCGCGTGCTGCTGGTGATCGACCGGAAGCTGGCGGTGGTCTGACCACACGATCAGTGCCGTAGGGTGCGCAAAGCGCCGTGCCCACCCTCTTTCTCTATCGCCACAGATCGTGGGCACGCTTCGCTTTGCCCACCCTACGAGACCTACTTCCCCGGCACCGTCTTCGCGCCCTCGCCCAGATCGCGCTGCATCATCACCGTATCCAGCCAGCGGCCGAATTTCAGGCCGACATTCGGATGCGTGCCGATCATCTTGAAGCCGCCCCTGGTGTGCACGCCGATCGAGCCGGCATTGGCGGAATCGCCGATCACCGCGATCATCTGGCGGAAGCCGCGCCCCTCGCATTCGGTGATCAGCCGCTCCAGCAGCATCGAGCCGATGCCGCGGCGATGGAAGGAGGGGTCGAGATAGATCGAGTTCTCGACCGTGAAGCGATAGGCCGGGCGGGGCCGGTAGGCGCCCGCATAGGCGTAGCCGGCGACGCGGCCGTCGAGGATGGCGACGAAATAGGGATAGCCGCCGTCGACCAGCGCGCGGTAGCGCCGCGTCATCTCGGCGAGGTCGGGCGGTTCCAGCTCGAACGTCGCGGTGCCCTCGCGGACGGCCTGCTGATAGATGGCGGTGATGGCGGGGAGGTCGGCCTCGGTGGTGGGCCTGATTTCGGGTGCGGACATGGGGGAAGATTAGAGCGTTCCCGCCACGGCTGGAAGGGGCAGGGATGCTTCCTTACCCCTCATTGCGAGCGCAGCGAAGCAATCCAGAAATGCGTCCGCGTCGGGGCTCTGGATTGCCTCCGTCTTCGCCAAAGGCTTTTGCGGACAAGTCGTCGCTGGCATCGACGAGAGCCAGGCCCAAACAAAAACCCCGGCCTTTCGGCCGGGGTTCGTGTCCGTTCTCTCGGGTCTGGCGCTTAGTCGCGCTGGCCGAGGAGCTGCAGCAGCAGCGTGAACAGGTTGATGAAGTTCAAGTACAGCGACAGCGCACCGGAGATCGCCGCACGCTCGGCGATGTCACCGCCGGCCGAGGCGTAGCCGTAGATGTAGTCGTTCTTCAGGCGCTGCGTATCCCAGGCGGTGAGGCCCGCGAACACGAGGACGCCGACCACCGACACGATGAACTGCAACGCCGTGCTGGCCAGGAACAGGTTGACCAGGCTCGCGATGATGATGCCGATCAGGCCCATGAACAGGAACGAGCCCATGCCGCTCATGTCACGCTTGGTGGTGTAGCCGTAGAGGCTCAGCGCGCCGAAGGTCGCCGCGGTGATGAAGAACACCCGCACGATCGAGGTGTGCGTGTACACCAGGAAGATCGAGGACAGCGAGATGCCCATCAGCGCCGAGAACACCCAGAACAGGATCTGGGCGGTCGAGGGGGCGAGACGGTTGATGCCGGCCGAGATCACGAACACCATGGCGAGCGGCGCCAGCATGAACAGATACTTCAGCGGGCTCACGAACATCGCGTAGCCGAACGGCGTCAGGAACAGCTTGCCGACGCGGACGGCTTCCGGGGTCGGAACGTCAGTCACGGCAGCCATGTAAACGCCGAGCGCGGCCAGACCGGTGATGGCCAGGCCAATGCTCATGTAATTGTAGATGCGCAGCATGTAGGCGCGCAGACCGGCGTCGACCGTCGCGGCGTCAACACGCCCGGCGGCCCGGCCGAAAGGAGAAGCGTAATTGCGGTCTAGGTCCGACATGGTCGAATTCCCGTTGGTTGCCCGGTCCGGCACGAGGGTTGCCATGCCGCCGGGTCGTCTAATTCTATCTCGGATACCGATGTCTGCCGACATTAATTTTGGCTAACAATCGGGTCTCCGAACCCATCCGATATGTGGGAAACTAACACATTCGCTGCAACCGTCCACGCGCGGCCGAATGTCGCCCTTGGCGCGCAATTCAGGCGAGCAGGCGTGGTTAATTGCAGGAATCGTGCGATTCCGCTCCAGCGTAGTCACCCGCTACCTTTTGTCACAAATTGCGCAACACTGTGGCGGGCTTTTTGTTCAACGCCAGCAGCGTGCCGGCGAGCCCGAGCCCGACGGTGACGACCAGGGCGGCAACCACCACGCCGGCCGCGCTGCCGGCCTGCCAGACGAAGGTCAGGGTCATCAGCCGCGTCACGATCATCCAGGCCGCGATGCTGCCGGCGATCACGCCGAACACCGCGGTGGCAAGCCCGATCAGGAGATATTCGAGCGCATAGGCGCCGAGCAGCCGCAGCCGCGTGGCGCCGAGCGTCTTCAGGATCACCGCGTCATAGACCCGGTGGCGATGGCCGGCGGCGAGCGCGCCGCCCAGCACCAGGATCGCCGAGATCAGGGTCACGGCGCTGGCGCCGCGGATGGCGAGTGCGAGATTGGTCACGACCGCGCCGACCGTCTCCATCACCTCGCGCACGCGCACGCTCGTCACCATTGGGTAAGCGTCCGCGACCTGCTTGATGATATTGCCGTCGCCGGTCGCATCGCCGCCGGCTTCGGTCAGCGTCGCGATGTGGGTGTGTGGCGCGCCCTTGAACGCGTTCGGCGAGAACACCAGCACGAAATTGATGCCGAGCCCCTGCCAGTCGATGGTGCGGAGATTGCCGATCTTCGCCGGGATGTCGCGGCCGAGCACGTTGACGACGATTTCGTCATCGAGCTTCAGCCCAAGGCCGTCGGCGATCTTCTTCTCCATCGAGACCAGCGGCGGGCCGGAATAGTCGGCGCCCCACCATTCGCCCTCGACCACCTTGGAGCCCTTCGGCAGCTCGCCGGTATAGGTCAGGCCGCGGTCGCTCTGCAGCACCCATTCGGAATCGGTGGTGGGCTTGAGATCCTCGGCACGGACGCCGCGGGCGGCGACGATGCGCCCGCGCAGCATCGGCACGTCCTCGACCTTCGCGCCGGGGGCGATCTGGCGCAGATAATCGTCGAACGGTGCGGCCTGGGTGCTCGGAATGTCGATGAAGTAGAACGCCGGCGCGCGATCGGGCAGCGCGGCCAGGAACTGCCGGCGCAGATTGCCATCGATCTGGGTGATGGTGACGAGCACGGCCAGCCCAAGGCCGAGCGAGAGCACGACCGAGGGCGTCAGCGCGCCCGGCCGGTGGATGTTGGCGATCGCCAGCCGCAGCATGGTGAAGCGCGTGCGCGGCAGCCGGCGCGCGATCGCCATCAGCACGGCGGCGACGCCGCGCAGCACGGCGAACACGACGACGGAGGAGGCCACGAACACCGCAGCGATGCGCTTGTCGAAGGACAGGCCGATCACGACCGCAACCAGCAGGACGACCACGACGCCCATGAATGCGAGATAGCTCCAGCGCGGCCGGTGCCATTCGGAAGCAATGGTATCGCGGAACAGTGCGGCGACCGGCACGTCGTGCACGCGCCCGAGCGGCCACAGGCCGAAGGCAAGCGCGGTCAGCAGGCCGTAGACAAAGGACAGCGCGAGCTCGTCGGCATGCACCGCCGGCACCACCGGCAGCGGCAACAGCTTGCCGAACAGGCCGACGATGGCAAACGGCATCGCCGCGCCGAGCGCCAGCCCAATCACCGAGCCGATCCCGGCGAGCAGGACGACTTGCGCGAGGTAGATGCCGAACACGTCGCGGCCCGTGGCGCCGACGGCCTTGAAGGCCGCGATCACCTCGAGCCGGCGGTCGATATGGCTCTTCACGGCGTTGGCGACGCCGACGCCGCCGACCAGCAGGGCGGCGAGGCCGACCAGGGTCAGGAATTGCGTGAAGCGGCCGATATTGCGCTCGAGCTGCGGCGAGGCATTGGAACGGCTGCGGACTTCCCAGCCGGCCTGCGGCGCGGCGTTGCGCGCGTCCGCGATGAAGGCGTCGGTGGCACGATCGCTGTTGGCGGTGTCCGGCAGTTTGACGCGGTAGACCCAGCGCACCAGGCTGCCGGGCTGGATCAGCCCGGTGGCGCGCAGGGCCACCTCGCTGATCAGGAAGCGCGGACCAAAGCCGATGCCGCCGGCGAGCTTGTCGGGCTCGGCCTCGACGCTGGAGCGGATCTGGAACGTCGCCGAGCCGATGGTGACGCGGTCGCCGATCTTGAGCGACAGCCGCGCCAGCAGCGTCGGGTCGGCGGCGGCACCGAATGCGCCGTCGCGCATCGCGAGCAGATCGGTCAGCGGGACTTGCGGCGCCAGCGTCAATTGGCCGAGCATCGGATAGGTGTCGTCGACCGCCTTCATCTCGACCAGCGCCAGCTTGCCGTCGGCCGCGCGCGCCATGCCGCGCAGGGTGGAAGCCACGGAGACGGTGCCGCGCGAGCGCAGGAAGGCCACTTCTTCGGGCTTCGCCTCGCGCTGGAACAGCACGAAGGAGACGTCGCCGCCGAGCAGCGTGCGTCCCTCGCGGGCAAGGCCGTCGCTGAGGCTCGCCGACACCGAGCCGACGCCGGCGATCGCCATCACGCCGAGCGCGATGCAGGCGATGAAGACGTAGAAGCCGCGCAAGCCCCCGCGCAATTCGCGCAAGGCATAGCGCAGCGACAGCGCGACGCCGTTCGGCTTCGCAAACGGTTCGACAGCAATGCTCATGCGTTGGTCGTCTGCGTGTCGATCCGGCCCGAGCGCAGGCGGATCACGCGATCGCAGCGATGCGCGAGCGAGGAATCGTGCGTGACCAGCACCAGCGTCATGCCGCGCTCGGCATGCTTGGTGAACAGGAGATCGACGATCTGCTTGCCGGTCGCCTCGTCGAGATTGCCGGTCGGCTCGTCGGCGACGAGGATGGCGGGATCGGGTGCGAGCGCGCGCGCCAGCGCGACGCGCTGCTGCTCGCCGCCGGAGAGCTGCGTCGGATAATGATGCAGGCGATCGCCGAGCCCGACCGATTGCAGCTCCTCGGCTGCGCGCTTGTTGGCATCGGGATTGCCGGCGAGCTCGAGCGGCACGGCGACGTTCTCCAGCGCCGTCATGGTCGGGATCAGATGGAAGGACTGGAAGACGATGCCGACCTGGCGGCCGCGGAAGCGGGCGAGCGCGTCCTCGTCGAGGGCATTGAAAGGCGTGCCTGACACCACCACCTCTCCGCTATCAGGACGCTCCAGCCCCGCCATCACCATCAGCAGCGTGGATTTGCCCGAGCCTGACGGGCCGATCAGGCCGATCGTCTCCCCCGAGCCGACGCGCAAGCTGATATCCTTGAGGATGTGAACGCGTGCCGCCCCCGACCCCAATGAGAGATTGACGTTGGAGATGGCGATGGTGTCCGGCGCGGTGCCGGCGAGCGAAGAGGATTCGATGCGACTGTCCATGGTCCGGTCATATGGCAACTCCGCACGCGCGGTCGAGAGGCGTTACGGTTTCTTCATGCACATAGCCGTGTTGATGCTCGCTTTGATGACGGTCGGTGGCCCGGCTTGGGCAGAAACGACAAAGCCGATCAAGCTTGTCGTTCTGGGCGATTCCCTGAGCGCCGGTCTCGGCCTTCCGGCCCAGGAGGCGTTTCCGGCCAAGCTGCAAAAGGCCTTGCAGGCCAAAGGCATAGCGGTTGACATGATCAACGCGGGCGTCTCCGGCGACACCTCGTCCGGCGGCCGCGACCGGCTCGACTGGTCGGTGCCCGAGGGAACCGAGGGCGTCATCGTCGAGCTCGGCGCCAACGACGCGATGCGCGGCATCGATCCCGACTTGACGCGCGCGGCGCTGACCGACATCGTTACGCGTCTCAGGGCGCGCAAGATCGCCGTGATGCTGTGTGGCATGCTGGCGCCGCCGAATTTCGGCGCAGACTATGGCGCGCGCTTCAATTCGATTTATCCGAATTTGGCAAAACAGTTCGATCTGCCGCTCTATCCCTTCTTCCTCGAAGGTGTCGCGGCCGATGCCAAGCTCAATCAGGCCGACGGCATTCATCCGACCGCTGAAGGCGTCGACATCGTCGTCAACAAGATGCTGCCCACGGTGGAGGCATTCCTGCGCACGATCGGCGAGCAGCGCCGTTGAAAAGCAGGCAATGCTAACCCTAACACCCAGGGTTTTCCCGGTGTAGCCTTGGCAACACTTCGCAGAGTCACACAACTGCGATAGGAATCAGGGTACCGGTGATTCGTCGCCGGCTCTAATTTGGATAGGGTCCTTGCTGAGAGGACCGTACCCAAGCATCGGGAGTGAGAAACGATGCCGCGTTTGTTCACTGGTCTGGAAATTCCGGCCGAGATCGGCCAGTCGCTTTCCAATCTCAGGGGCGGCCTTCCCGGCGCCCGGTGGATCGATCCCGAAAATTATCACGTTACATTACGCTTCATCGGCGACATCGACGGCATCTCCGCCAACGAGATCGCATCGATGTTGTTTCGTGTCGACCGCAAGCCCTTCGAAGTGAAAGTGCAGGGCTTGCAAAGCTTCGGCGGCCGCAAGCCGCGCGCGGTGGTCGCCACCATCGCGCCGAGCAGGCCGCTGATGGAATTGCAGGCCGAGCTCGAACGCATGATGCAGCGGATCGGCCTCGATCCCGAAGGGCGCAAATTCATTCCGCATGTCACGCTGGCCCGGCTGCACGACGCCACCGACCGTGACGTCGCCGACTATCTCTCGATCCGCGGCTACTTCCCGAGCAAGGCGTTCATGGCGGAGCGGTTCGTGCTGTTCTCGTCGCGTGCGTCGACCGGCGGCGGCCCCTATGTGGTCGAGGACGCCTACGAGCTGTGCGAGTAGGTCGCTCGCGACGATGTACGAAACAGTGGGTCCCCGCTCTGCGCAGCGGGACGGGGAACGCATAGCGCCCCGCACCAATTGACGGCTTGCAATTTCCGCCGGTCTCTGGCGGTAAGGAGCGATGCTCTCCACCCAGAATTCCTCCTTCAGCGAAGCATATCAGGCCCAGATCGCCTCCGGCGCGATCGAGCCCGATGCCGCGCAGGCCGACGTCGCCGAGGCCTACACGGCGCTCGACCTGCGGCTCGCGAACTACAAGCCGCAGCGCAAGCAGGGGCTGCTCGCCCGCTTGTTCAGCGGCGGCGACAAGGATGAGGCGCCGCGCGGACTCTACGTCCATGGTGAGGTCGGCCGCGGCAAGACCATGCTGATGGATCTGTTCTTCCAGCACTCCACCGTCGAGCACAAGCGGCGCGCGCATTTCCACGAATTCATGGCGGAAGCGCATGAGCGCATCTACGACTATCGCCAGGGCATCGCGCGCGGCGAGATCGCCGACGGCGACGTCATCGCGCTGACCGCGCATGCGATCTTCGAGGAAAGCTGGCTGCTCTGCTTCGACGAATTCCACGTCACCGACATCGCGGACGCGATGATCCTCGGCCGCCTGTTCGCGAAGCTGTTCGAGCTCGGCACCGTCGTGGTCGCGACCTCCAACGTCGCGCCCGACGATCTCTACAAGGGCGGCCTGAACCGCGCGCTGTTCCTGCCCTTCATCAAGCAGATCACCGACCACATGGACGTGCGACGGCTGGATGCGCGCACCGATTTCCGGCTGGAAAAACTTCAGGGCGTGCCGATGTGGCTGACGCCTGCGGATGGCGACGCCGATGCTGCGCTCAACAAAGCCTGGGCGAAGATGACCGGCAACGCCAAGTGCAAGTCGCGCGACATCCAGATCAAGGGCCGCACCCTGCACGTGCCGTGCTCGGCCCATGGTGTGGCGCGCTTTGGCTTCGCCGATCTCTGCGAGAAGCCGCTCGGCGCATCCGACTACCTCAGGCTGGCGCACGACTATCACACGATCCTGGTCGACCATATTCCAGTGATGGATTTCTCCCAGCGCAACGCCGCCAAGCGCTTCATCACGCTGATCGACACCCTCTATGACAATGCCGTGA
Encoded proteins:
- a CDS encoding Bax inhibitor-1/YccA family protein, translating into MSDLDRNYASPFGRAAGRVDAATVDAGLRAYMLRIYNYMSIGLAITGLAALGVYMAAVTDVPTPEAVRVGKLFLTPFGYAMFVSPLKYLFMLAPLAMVFVISAGINRLAPSTAQILFWVFSALMGISLSSIFLVYTHTSIVRVFFITAATFGALSLYGYTTKRDMSGMGSFLFMGLIGIIIASLVNLFLASTALQFIVSVVGVLVFAGLTAWDTQRLKNDYIYGYASAGGDIAERAAISGALSLYLNFINLFTLLLQLLGQRD
- the thpR gene encoding RNA 2',3'-cyclic phosphodiesterase, which encodes MPRLFTGLEIPAEIGQSLSNLRGGLPGARWIDPENYHVTLRFIGDIDGISANEIASMLFRVDRKPFEVKVQGLQSFGGRKPRAVVATIAPSRPLMELQAELERMMQRIGLDPEGRKFIPHVTLARLHDATDRDVADYLSIRGYFPSKAFMAERFVLFSSRASTGGGPYVVEDAYELCE
- a CDS encoding FtsX-like permease family protein; amino-acid sequence: MSIAVEPFAKPNGVALSLRYALRELRGGLRGFYVFIACIALGVMAIAGVGSVSASLSDGLAREGRTLLGGDVSFVLFQREAKPEEVAFLRSRGTVSVASTLRGMARAADGKLALVEMKAVDDTYPMLGQLTLAPQVPLTDLLAMRDGAFGAAADPTLLARLSLKIGDRVTIGSATFQIRSSVEAEPDKLAGGIGFGPRFLISEVALRATGLIQPGSLVRWVYRVKLPDTANSDRATDAFIADARNAAPQAGWEVRSRSNASPQLERNIGRFTQFLTLVGLAALLVGGVGVANAVKSHIDRRLEVIAAFKAVGATGRDVFGIYLAQVVLLAGIGSVIGLALGAAMPFAIVGLFGKLLPLPVVPAVHADELALSFVYGLLTALAFGLWPLGRVHDVPVAALFRDTIASEWHRPRWSYLAFMGVVVVLLVAVVIGLSFDKRIAAVFVASSVVVFAVLRGVAAVLMAIARRLPRTRFTMLRLAIANIHRPGALTPSVVLSLGLGLAVLVTITQIDGNLRRQFLAALPDRAPAFYFIDIPSTQAAPFDDYLRQIAPGAKVEDVPMLRGRIVAARGVRAEDLKPTTDSEWVLQSDRGLTYTGELPKGSKVVEGEWWGADYSGPPLVSMEKKIADGLGLKLDDEIVVNVLGRDIPAKIGNLRTIDWQGLGINFVLVFSPNAFKGAPHTHIATLTEAGGDATGDGNIIKQVADAYPMVTSVRVREVMETVGAVVTNLALAIRGASAVTLISAILVLGGALAAGHRHRVYDAVILKTLGATRLRLLGAYALEYLLIGLATAVFGVIAGSIAAWMIVTRLMTLTFVWQAGSAAGVVVAALVVTVGLGLAGTLLALNKKPATVLRNL
- a CDS encoding ABC transporter ATP-binding protein, whose product is MDSRIESSSLAGTAPDTIAISNVNLSLGSGAARVHILKDISLRVGSGETIGLIGPSGSGKSTLLMVMAGLERPDSGEVVVSGTPFNALDEDALARFRGRQVGIVFQSFHLIPTMTALENVAVPLELAGNPDANKRAAEELQSVGLGDRLHHYPTQLSGGEQQRVALARALAPDPAILVADEPTGNLDEATGKQIVDLLFTKHAERGMTLVLVTHDSSLAHRCDRVIRLRSGRIDTQTTNA
- a CDS encoding arylesterase; amino-acid sequence: MHIAVLMLALMTVGGPAWAETTKPIKLVVLGDSLSAGLGLPAQEAFPAKLQKALQAKGIAVDMINAGVSGDTSSGGRDRLDWSVPEGTEGVIVELGANDAMRGIDPDLTRAALTDIVTRLRARKIAVMLCGMLAPPNFGADYGARFNSIYPNLAKQFDLPLYPFFLEGVAADAKLNQADGIHPTAEGVDIVVNKMLPTVEAFLRTIGEQRR
- a CDS encoding GNAT family N-acetyltransferase codes for the protein MSAPEIRPTTEADLPAITAIYQQAVREGTATFELEPPDLAEMTRRYRALVDGGYPYFVAILDGRVAGYAYAGAYRPRPAYRFTVENSIYLDPSFHRRGIGSMLLERLITECEGRGFRQMIAVIGDSANAGSIGVHTRGGFKMIGTHPNVGLKFGRWLDTVMMQRDLGEGAKTVPGK
- the zapE gene encoding cell division protein ZapE, with the translated sequence MLSTQNSSFSEAYQAQIASGAIEPDAAQADVAEAYTALDLRLANYKPQRKQGLLARLFSGGDKDEAPRGLYVHGEVGRGKTMLMDLFFQHSTVEHKRRAHFHEFMAEAHERIYDYRQGIARGEIADGDVIALTAHAIFEESWLLCFDEFHVTDIADAMILGRLFAKLFELGTVVVATSNVAPDDLYKGGLNRALFLPFIKQITDHMDVRRLDARTDFRLEKLQGVPMWLTPADGDADAALNKAWAKMTGNAKCKSRDIQIKGRTLHVPCSAHGVARFGFADLCEKPLGASDYLRLAHDYHTILVDHIPVMDFSQRNAAKRFITLIDTLYDNAVKLMASADANPISLYLAHEGNEAMEFKRTSSRLIEMSSESYLALPHGRKDSTASGSTKGLVET
- a CDS encoding DUF2794 domain-containing protein, whose amino-acid sequence is MSLTPEDADPSEQRAVARPAAANAQPNRVTFNRLELNRILNLYGRMVADGEWRDYAIDFLKDRAVFSVYRRASEVPIYRIEKDPRLARKQGMYSVITATGLILRRGHELDRVLLVIDRKLAVV